ACGCAGATTCGTCGCATCGGCCACCAAAACCACCAAATCCGGATGGTCGGCATCATTGTGATTGGCAAGCGCAGAGGTAGCCACTTTCTCATCCTCCGCTGCAGGATACAAACTATAGGTTCCCGGAAGGTCGATCAGGGACACTTCGCGGCCATCCTTCAACGAAAAATAGCCTGTTTTGCGGTCAACGGTCACGCCGGGGAAATTGCCGACCTTTTGCCGCAATCCCGTAAGGACATTGAACAAGGACGACTTCCCGCAATTGGGATTTCCGACAAGGGCTATTTTGTAGGGCGCACTCATGCAAGCAGTTTGATTTGAACCCTCGCAGCATCCGAACGCCGCATGGCAATTTTTCCGCCGCGTACCTTGAAGGCCAAGGGTCCACCCAAGGGAGCCTGCTCGGTCAGGATGAGTTTGTCGCCCTCCAACAAACCGATGCGCAACAAAGCAAGCTTGAGCTGCGGGTCATCAATTCGAAGTACCAAAGCCTCTGCTCCGACCCGAAGTTCAGATAGCCATACTGTTCTATTGTTGATATTCGCTTCCAGTTTTTGCGCAAATCAAGGCAATTTGGGCAACATTTCCCCACCTTAAAAGCGGCCGCTAATTTAGAACTATTCTAAATAAGAGAAGTGAAAACTGACAAAGATTATCCTTTTGTAACATTTTCCCATTTCTGCGATGCACGTTGGATCCTTGCTCCATCGTGGCACAAAATTTGGAAAGCTGCCTTGAACTTCCCTATTTTTATAAAAATGCGCACAATGAAGAGAGGATGGTCCATCCTGCTGTTGCTGCTTGCCTTGATGGCCTGTAACCGCGAAAAAGAGGTCGTAGTGCCTGACAATGAGGCGCCACCCGACAGCACCGTTGCCGATGTGGTCTTGGAACGCTACATCAACAGCAGCTACATCATTTTATTGGGTCAGCAGCCCGATGAATCTGAAATGGCACAAGCAAAGGTCATTTTGCGGGCACATAATGTCTCGCAAGCAGATCGCAACGCATTCCTGGACCTTGTGATGGCGCAACCCGCCTATCCAATGCGCATGTTTGATGTCTCACGCGCTGTATTGTTGAATGGCAGCGATACGACCGATGTGCGC
This DNA window, taken from Bacteroidota bacterium, encodes the following:
- a CDS encoding ferrous iron transport protein A, giving the protein MVLRIDDPQLKLALLRIGLLEGDKLILTEQAPLGGPLAFKVRGGKIAMRRSDAARVQIKLLA